The following proteins come from a genomic window of Castor canadensis chromosome 17, mCasCan1.hap1v2, whole genome shotgun sequence:
- the Pfn2 gene encoding profilin-2 isoform X1: protein MAGWQSYVDNLMCDGCCQEAAIVGYCDAKYVWAATAGGVFQSITPVEIDMIVGKDREGFFTNGLTLGAKKCSVIRDSLYVDGDCTMDIRTKSQGGEPTYNVAVGRAGRVLVFVMGKEGVHGGGLNKKAYSMAKYLRDSGF from the exons ATGGCCGGCTGGCAGAGCTACGTGGACAACCTCATGTGCGACGGCTGCTGCCAGGAGGCCGCCATTGTCGGCTACTGCGACGCCAAATACGTCTGGGCGGCCACGGCCGGGGGCGTCTTCCAGAGCATCACG CCAGTAGAAATAGATATGATTGTAGGAAAAGACCGGGAAGGTTTCTTCACCAATGGTTTGACTCTCGGTGCGAAGAAGTGCTCGGTGATAAGAGATAGCCTGTACGTAGACGGGGACTGCACGATGGACATCCGCACCAAGAGCCAAGGCGGAGAGCCCACCTACAACGTGGCCGTGGGCAGGGCCGGCAGAG tcttgGTCTTTGTAATGGGAAAAGAAGGGGTCCATGGAGGCGGATTGAATAAGAAGGCGTACTCAATGGCAAAGTACTTAAGAGACTCTGGGTTCTAG
- the Pfn2 gene encoding profilin-2 isoform X2, whose product MAGWQSYVDNLMCDGCCQEAAIVGYCDAKYVWAATAGGVFQSITPVEIDMIVGKDREGFFTNGLTLGAKKCSVIRDSLYVDGDCTMDIRTKSQGGEPTYNVAVGRAGRALVVVMGKEGVHGGTLNQKAYELALYLRRSDV is encoded by the exons ATGGCCGGCTGGCAGAGCTACGTGGACAACCTCATGTGCGACGGCTGCTGCCAGGAGGCCGCCATTGTCGGCTACTGCGACGCCAAATACGTCTGGGCGGCCACGGCCGGGGGCGTCTTCCAGAGCATCACG CCAGTAGAAATAGATATGATTGTAGGAAAAGACCGGGAAGGTTTCTTCACCAATGGTTTGACTCTCGGTGCGAAGAAGTGCTCGGTGATAAGAGATAGCCTGTACGTAGACGGGGACTGCACGATGGACATCCGCACCAAGAGCCAAGGCGGAGAGCCCACCTACAACGTGGCCGTGGGCAGGGCCGGCAGAG CATTGGTAGTAGTCATGGGAAAGGAAGGTGTCCACGGAGGCACACTTAACCAGAAAGCGTACGAACTCGCTTTGTACCTGAGGAGGTCTGATGTGTAA